Below is a window of Halarcobacter anaerophilus DNA.
ATATCTTAACAGCTTTAATCAATAAACCCAAACGTCTTATATATATCGGTTCAAATATGCACCCACAAGGTGATACAAATATAGAAAAGTTATCCCTTGAAAAAGGAGTTGATTATTCAACTTCAAAACTTCAAATCTTGATGTTAAGTTTAGCACTTGCAAGACTATGTCCAGAAATTTATACAAACACGGTAGACCCGGGATGGGTAAAAACAAAAATGGCAAACTATAATGCACCCGATAGTTTGGAAGACGGTAGTCAAACACAAATATGGCTTGCTTCAGATGATACTTTAACATTTAACGGAAAATATTTTTATCACTTGAAAGAGAGCGATTACTCTTCAAAAGCCGAAGATATAGAGATGCAAAATAAATTATTAAAGATTTATGAAAAAATTACAGGTATACCTTTACCGAAAGAATAAAAATAAAGAGGAATTTTATGAGAGATTTTACATATTATAATCCAACAAGAATAGAGTTTGGAAAAGATAAAGAGAAGCAAATAGGAAATTATATTTCAGAATATAAAATAAAAAAAGTTTTAATAACATACGGAAGTGACAGAATCAAAAAAAGTGGACTTTTCGACAAAGTTACGGCTAGTTTAACCGCTCAAGGTATAGAATATTTAGAGTTAGGAGGAATTCAAAGTAATCCTCTTTTATCAAAAGTTCATGAAGGTATCCAATTAGCAAAAAAAGAGAAAGTCGATGCACTTTTAGCTGTTGGCGGAGGTTCAGTTTTAGACAGTACAAAAGGAATCGCGGCAGGTGCTTGTTATGACGGAGATGTTTGGGATTTTTATACATTCACTGCAACAATAGAAAAAGCTCTGCCCGTGTTTGATATTATCACCCTTGCAGCAACGGGAAGTGAGATGAACTCTTTTGCGGTTCTTACAAATGAAAAAACAAAACAAAAATATTATATAGCATCACCTTTTGTTTTTCCAAAAGTTTCGGTTATTAATCCCGAACTTCAAAAAAGCGTATCTAAAGAGTATTTGGTATATTCGGCAGTTGATGTTATTGCCCACTCTATAGAAGGATATTTTACTGCAACATATCAATCCGAAATTGTTTGTTCATATATTGAAACAAATATAAAAGCTGCAATAAGAACTGCCGAAATTCTTTTAAAAGATCCTGATAACTACGATGCAAGAGGAGAGTTTGCATGGGCTGCAACACAAGCGCTCAACGGTTCCACTTATACGGGAGTTGAAGGAGCAACTTCACCAAATCATATGATAGAACACGATATCTCTGCTTTATATAACGTTCCTCACGGAGCAGGTTTGTCTGTTGTAATTCCGGCTTGGATGAAATGGTATTATAAACAAAACGAAGAGCAATTTAAAAGATTTGCAGAAGAAGTCTTTGGATTAAATAGTGCCGTTGAAGGTATTGAAGCCTTAGAAAACTGGTTTAAAAAAATAGGCTCACCTACAAGACTTTCAGAGTTTGATATAAAAGAATCAGAATTAGAAAAAATTGCCCAAAATGTAGAAGGAAATACAAAATATTTCGGTCTAAGCGAAAAATACAATAAAGCAAAAGTTTTAGAAATATTAAAATTGGCATTATAAGATTAAAGAAGAAAGCAGTTATACGAATAAAATGAATAATGTAGAAAATAAAGAGGTCATAGATCCTGTATGGGGTGCAGTTTGGGCAATGTCCTTATGTGCCTTTGTTTTAATTGCATCAGAATTTATGCCGGTAAGTTTACTTACGCCTATTGCCTCTGATTTGGGTATCACGGAAGGTCATGCAGGACAAACAATTTCAATATCAGGATTGTTTGCCGTAGCTACAAGCCTGTTTTTAACAACGATAGTAGGTCATATTGACAGAAGAACTATTCTACTGTTTTTTACTATCTTAATGGGAGTTTCAGGAGTAATCGTTGCTTTTGCTCCTAATTCCATAATGTTAATGTTAGGAAGAGCACTTTTAGGTATTTGCATAGGCGGTTTTTGGTCTATGTCTGCTGCAACGGTAATGAGACTGGTTCCTAAAAATTCCGTGCCTAAAGCTTTGGCAATACTCAATGGAGGAAATGCCTTGGCTACTACAATCGCAGCACCTCTTGGAAGTTTTTTAGGTGGAATAATAGGTTGGAGAGGTGCATTTTTTTGTATTGTTCCTATTGCAATTATTGCTTTTGTCTGGCAGTATAAAAGACTACCCGAACTTCCGGCAAGACACGCATACGGACATAGACCCAAATTAAGCAGTGTTTTTAAACTATTAAAACGCTGGCAAGTTACTTTGGGAATGGTTTCTATAATGCTGTTTTTTATGGCGTTGTTTTCACTTTTCACATATTTAAGACCTTTTTTGGAAGTTGAAACAAAACTCGATGTGGATATGGTTTCATTGGCTCTTTTAGTCTTAGGAGTCTCGGGACTAATAGGTACAATATTAATAGGTTATATTGTAAAAACAAAACTCTTTAGCCTGTTAACGATTATTCCTTTTCTTATGATGTTTTTAGTAATTGGATTTATACTTTTCGGACATATAACGGCTTGGGTTTTTATACTTATAGCTCTTTGGGGATTACTTGCAACATCAGCCCCTGTTGCCCATTGGACCTGGGTAAGCAAAACCTTGCCCAATGATGCTGAAGCAGGAGGCGGTCTGATGGTTGCCGTAGTTCAGCTTGCTATTACTTTAGGTTCAGCTCTTGGAGGGCTGTTCTTTGATATATACGGATATGAAATTACATTTGTATTTAGTGCCGTAATATTTGCAATAGCAACTATGATGTCAAGTATAACGGCATTTTATACTTTAAAAAAAATAAGATGAGAAAAAAACTATTAAAAAGCTTAATAGTATTATCTCTGTTTACGGGAATAGTAATGGCAGGATGTAGTCAAAATAAGAAAAATATTCAATGTAATTT
It encodes the following:
- a CDS encoding iron-containing alcohol dehydrogenase, with amino-acid sequence MRDFTYYNPTRIEFGKDKEKQIGNYISEYKIKKVLITYGSDRIKKSGLFDKVTASLTAQGIEYLELGGIQSNPLLSKVHEGIQLAKKEKVDALLAVGGGSVLDSTKGIAAGACYDGDVWDFYTFTATIEKALPVFDIITLAATGSEMNSFAVLTNEKTKQKYYIASPFVFPKVSVINPELQKSVSKEYLVYSAVDVIAHSIEGYFTATYQSEIVCSYIETNIKAAIRTAEILLKDPDNYDARGEFAWAATQALNGSTYTGVEGATSPNHMIEHDISALYNVPHGAGLSVVIPAWMKWYYKQNEEQFKRFAEEVFGLNSAVEGIEALENWFKKIGSPTRLSEFDIKESELEKIAQNVEGNTKYFGLSEKYNKAKVLEILKLAL
- a CDS encoding MFS transporter — encoded protein: MNNVENKEVIDPVWGAVWAMSLCAFVLIASEFMPVSLLTPIASDLGITEGHAGQTISISGLFAVATSLFLTTIVGHIDRRTILLFFTILMGVSGVIVAFAPNSIMLMLGRALLGICIGGFWSMSAATVMRLVPKNSVPKALAILNGGNALATTIAAPLGSFLGGIIGWRGAFFCIVPIAIIAFVWQYKRLPELPARHAYGHRPKLSSVFKLLKRWQVTLGMVSIMLFFMALFSLFTYLRPFLEVETKLDVDMVSLALLVLGVSGLIGTILIGYIVKTKLFSLLTIIPFLMMFLVIGFILFGHITAWVFILIALWGLLATSAPVAHWTWVSKTLPNDAEAGGGLMVAVVQLAITLGSALGGLFFDIYGYEITFVFSAVIFAIATMMSSITAFYTLKKIR
- a CDS encoding SDR family NAD(P)-dependent oxidoreductase — translated: MAKIFITGSSDGLGLFTAQKLVESGHEVVLHAKNDKRAEQTAAKFQKKMKILTADLSDLEEVKHLAKKVNSLGNFDVIIHNAGVYNESKEKIFKINNLAVYILTALINKPKRLIYIGSNMHPQGDTNIEKLSLEKGVDYSTSKLQILMLSLALARLCPEIYTNTVDPGWVKTKMANYNAPDSLEDGSQTQIWLASDDTLTFNGKYFYHLKESDYSSKAEDIEMQNKLLKIYEKITGIPLPKE